From Triticum urartu cultivar G1812 chromosome 2, Tu2.1, whole genome shotgun sequence, a single genomic window includes:
- the LOC125539163 gene encoding calmodulin-binding protein 60 A-like isoform X2, whose translation MSQKRQPEERERPRWGGCGGGPAESGGSSSPADPKRQRVPALREVITEVMRKSSIEKLFSSIEPLIRRVVKEEIELALANHAAMMTSPTYTVPSTSKNLQLQFTTRLSLPIFTGSKVEGEGTLSIALVDTLTREVVVMGTESLLKVEIVVLEGDFEDGEGNDWTAQEFNNNIVKERQGKRPLLSGDVFVGLDKGIGTVGDVAFTDNSSWTRSRKFRLGARTEDGCYNGVRVREAKTESFVVKDHRGELYKKHHPPVLEDEVWRLEKIGKEGAFHKRLNKEKIVTVKDFLTLLHLDAPRLRKILGTGMSTKMWEVTIEHAKTTCILSDKVHIYYLESPSKTAVVFNAVGEVRGLISEKFVSVDDLTEKEKAEANAAVKQAFEDWKNVSTCDNETLLENPSQLLNMRSSSLCENEFFQLPAQVAADDFDLSHLDIPSGDIFSVEPLCALDPCAVGVVESSENRFQPELPPLGGHGQPQESLALDKFSNSLVFEESTSHASFNEEDYYCRPGPDPPVSFDTQDLGAALKGFIATISKPKPYRGWRTLSYVIGWIFYTKRMAAQKRKKPGK comes from the exons ATGTCGCAGAAGCGGCAGCCGGAGGAGCGCGAGCGGCCGCGGTGGGGGGGCTGCGGCGGAGGCCCGGCCGAGTCCGGCGGGAGCTCCTCCCCCGCCGACCCCAAGCGGCAGCGGGTCCCCGCCCTCCGCGA GGTCATCACGGAGGTGATGCGGAAGAGCAGCATCGAGAAGCTCTTCTCGTCGATCGAGCCCCTCATCCGGAGAGTG GTTAAAGAAGAAATTGAGTTGGCCCTCGCAAATCATGCCGCTATGATGACAAG TCCCACGTACACTGTTCCATCTACATCGAAAAATCTGCAGCTCCAATTCACGACTAGGCTTTCTCTTCCAATTTTCACTGGCTCCAAGGTTGAAGGCGAGGGTACCTTAAGTATTGCTCTAGTCGACACTTTGACCAGAGAAGTTGTAGTGATGGGTACGGAGTCCCTGTTGAAGGTTGAAATAGTAGTTCTAGAGGGTGACTTTGAGGACGGAGAAGGCAATGACTGGACAGCTCAGGAGTTCAATAATAACATCGTTAAAGAAAGACAAGGTAAACGGCCCTTGCTTTCTGGAGACGTGTTTGTTGGCCTTGATAAAGGCATTGGTACAGTGGGAGATGTAGCATTCACAGATAACTCCAGCTGGACACGCAGCCGAAAGTTCAGGTTAGGTGCAAGAACTGAGGATGGTTGTTATAATGGCGTAAGAGTACGGGAAGCAAAAACTGAATCATTTGTGGTAAAGGATCATCGTGGAGAAT TGTACAAGAAGCATCACCCACCAGTTCTTGAAGATGAGGTTTGGAGACTGGAGAAGATTGGCAAGGAAGGAGCTTTTCACAAGCGTTTGAATAAGGAGAAGATAGTTACAGTCAAAGATTTTCTCACTTTATTGCATCTTGATGCTCCTAGGCTCCGGAAG ATATTGGGCACTGGCATGTCAACTAAGATGTGGGAGGTTACTATTGAGCATGCAAAAACAACATGTATTCTCAGTGACAAGGTGCATATTTACTATCTAGAAAGCCCAAGCAAAACTGCTGTTGTGTTCAATGCTGTAGGGGAAGTGAGAGGGTTAATATCTGAGAAGTTTGTTTCTGTTGATGATCTGACAGAAAAGGAGAAG GCTGAAGCAAATGCAGCTGTTAAACAAGCATTTGAAGACTGGAAGAATGTCTCGACCTGCGACAATGAAACACTTTTGGAGAATCCGTCACAGCTCCTCAATATGAGATCCTCATCTTTGTGTGAAAACGAATTTTTCCAGTTACCTGCACAAGTTGCCGCTGATGATTTTGATTTAAGCCACTTGGACATACCATCAGGCGACATTTTCTCTGTCGAACCATTGTGTGCCTTGGATCCTTGTGCGGTGGGAGTTGTAGAGAGCAGTGAAAATAGATTTCAGCCTGAGCTTCCCCCACTTGGTGGCCATGGACAGCCTCAAGAATCACTCGCTTTAGACAAGTTCTCGAATTCATTGGTTTTTGAGGAGAGCACCAGTCACGCCTCGTTCAACGAAGAGGACTATTATTGCCGTCCAGGTCCAGACCCCCCGGTATCCTTTGACACACAAGATCTTGGGGCTGCGCTGAAGGGCTTCATTGCGACGATATCAAAGCCAAAGCCATATAGAGGATGGAGGACATTGTCCTATGTTATAGGATGGATATTCTACACCAAGAGGATGGCCGCTCAGAAGAGGAAGAAACCCGGGAAATGA
- the LOC125539163 gene encoding calmodulin-binding protein 60 D-like isoform X3 — protein sequence MSQKRQPEERERPRWGGCGGGPAESGGSSSPADPKRQRVPALREVITEVMRKSSIEKLFSSIEPLIRRVVKEEIELALANHAAMMTRSPTYTVPSTSKNLQLQFTTRLSLPIFTGSKVEGEGTLSIALVDTLTREVVVMGTESLLKVEIVVLEGDFEDGEGNDWTAQEFNNNIVKERQGKRPLLSGDVFVGLDKGIGTVGDVAFTDNSSWTRSRKFRLGARTEDGCYNGVRVREAKTESFVVKDHRGELYKKHHPPVLEDEVWRLEKIGKEGAFHKRLNKEKIVTVKDFLTLLHLDAPRLRKAEANAAVKQAFEDWKNVSTCDNETLLENPSQLLNMRSSSLCENEFFQLPAQVAADDFDLSHLDIPSGDIFSVEPLCALDPCAVGVVESSENRFQPELPPLGGHGQPQESLALDKFSNSLVFEESTSHASFNEEDYYCRPGPDPPVSFDTQDLGAALKGFIATISKPKPYRGWRTLSYVIGWIFYTKRMAAQKRKKPGK from the exons ATGTCGCAGAAGCGGCAGCCGGAGGAGCGCGAGCGGCCGCGGTGGGGGGGCTGCGGCGGAGGCCCGGCCGAGTCCGGCGGGAGCTCCTCCCCCGCCGACCCCAAGCGGCAGCGGGTCCCCGCCCTCCGCGA GGTCATCACGGAGGTGATGCGGAAGAGCAGCATCGAGAAGCTCTTCTCGTCGATCGAGCCCCTCATCCGGAGAGTG GTTAAAGAAGAAATTGAGTTGGCCCTCGCAAATCATGCCGCTATGATGACAAG AAGTCCCACGTACACTGTTCCATCTACATCGAAAAATCTGCAGCTCCAATTCACGACTAGGCTTTCTCTTCCAATTTTCACTGGCTCCAAGGTTGAAGGCGAGGGTACCTTAAGTATTGCTCTAGTCGACACTTTGACCAGAGAAGTTGTAGTGATGGGTACGGAGTCCCTGTTGAAGGTTGAAATAGTAGTTCTAGAGGGTGACTTTGAGGACGGAGAAGGCAATGACTGGACAGCTCAGGAGTTCAATAATAACATCGTTAAAGAAAGACAAGGTAAACGGCCCTTGCTTTCTGGAGACGTGTTTGTTGGCCTTGATAAAGGCATTGGTACAGTGGGAGATGTAGCATTCACAGATAACTCCAGCTGGACACGCAGCCGAAAGTTCAGGTTAGGTGCAAGAACTGAGGATGGTTGTTATAATGGCGTAAGAGTACGGGAAGCAAAAACTGAATCATTTGTGGTAAAGGATCATCGTGGAGAAT TGTACAAGAAGCATCACCCACCAGTTCTTGAAGATGAGGTTTGGAGACTGGAGAAGATTGGCAAGGAAGGAGCTTTTCACAAGCGTTTGAATAAGGAGAAGATAGTTACAGTCAAAGATTTTCTCACTTTATTGCATCTTGATGCTCCTAGGCTCCGGAAG GCTGAAGCAAATGCAGCTGTTAAACAAGCATTTGAAGACTGGAAGAATGTCTCGACCTGCGACAATGAAACACTTTTGGAGAATCCGTCACAGCTCCTCAATATGAGATCCTCATCTTTGTGTGAAAACGAATTTTTCCAGTTACCTGCACAAGTTGCCGCTGATGATTTTGATTTAAGCCACTTGGACATACCATCAGGCGACATTTTCTCTGTCGAACCATTGTGTGCCTTGGATCCTTGTGCGGTGGGAGTTGTAGAGAGCAGTGAAAATAGATTTCAGCCTGAGCTTCCCCCACTTGGTGGCCATGGACAGCCTCAAGAATCACTCGCTTTAGACAAGTTCTCGAATTCATTGGTTTTTGAGGAGAGCACCAGTCACGCCTCGTTCAACGAAGAGGACTATTATTGCCGTCCAGGTCCAGACCCCCCGGTATCCTTTGACACACAAGATCTTGGGGCTGCGCTGAAGGGCTTCATTGCGACGATATCAAAGCCAAAGCCATATAGAGGATGGAGGACATTGTCCTATGTTATAGGATGGATATTCTACACCAAGAGGATGGCCGCTCAGAAGAGGAAGAAACCCGGGAAATGA
- the LOC125539163 gene encoding calmodulin-binding protein 60 A-like isoform X1 has product MSQKRQPEERERPRWGGCGGGPAESGGSSSPADPKRQRVPALREVITEVMRKSSIEKLFSSIEPLIRRVVKEEIELALANHAAMMTRSPTYTVPSTSKNLQLQFTTRLSLPIFTGSKVEGEGTLSIALVDTLTREVVVMGTESLLKVEIVVLEGDFEDGEGNDWTAQEFNNNIVKERQGKRPLLSGDVFVGLDKGIGTVGDVAFTDNSSWTRSRKFRLGARTEDGCYNGVRVREAKTESFVVKDHRGELYKKHHPPVLEDEVWRLEKIGKEGAFHKRLNKEKIVTVKDFLTLLHLDAPRLRKILGTGMSTKMWEVTIEHAKTTCILSDKVHIYYLESPSKTAVVFNAVGEVRGLISEKFVSVDDLTEKEKAEANAAVKQAFEDWKNVSTCDNETLLENPSQLLNMRSSSLCENEFFQLPAQVAADDFDLSHLDIPSGDIFSVEPLCALDPCAVGVVESSENRFQPELPPLGGHGQPQESLALDKFSNSLVFEESTSHASFNEEDYYCRPGPDPPVSFDTQDLGAALKGFIATISKPKPYRGWRTLSYVIGWIFYTKRMAAQKRKKPGK; this is encoded by the exons ATGTCGCAGAAGCGGCAGCCGGAGGAGCGCGAGCGGCCGCGGTGGGGGGGCTGCGGCGGAGGCCCGGCCGAGTCCGGCGGGAGCTCCTCCCCCGCCGACCCCAAGCGGCAGCGGGTCCCCGCCCTCCGCGA GGTCATCACGGAGGTGATGCGGAAGAGCAGCATCGAGAAGCTCTTCTCGTCGATCGAGCCCCTCATCCGGAGAGTG GTTAAAGAAGAAATTGAGTTGGCCCTCGCAAATCATGCCGCTATGATGACAAG AAGTCCCACGTACACTGTTCCATCTACATCGAAAAATCTGCAGCTCCAATTCACGACTAGGCTTTCTCTTCCAATTTTCACTGGCTCCAAGGTTGAAGGCGAGGGTACCTTAAGTATTGCTCTAGTCGACACTTTGACCAGAGAAGTTGTAGTGATGGGTACGGAGTCCCTGTTGAAGGTTGAAATAGTAGTTCTAGAGGGTGACTTTGAGGACGGAGAAGGCAATGACTGGACAGCTCAGGAGTTCAATAATAACATCGTTAAAGAAAGACAAGGTAAACGGCCCTTGCTTTCTGGAGACGTGTTTGTTGGCCTTGATAAAGGCATTGGTACAGTGGGAGATGTAGCATTCACAGATAACTCCAGCTGGACACGCAGCCGAAAGTTCAGGTTAGGTGCAAGAACTGAGGATGGTTGTTATAATGGCGTAAGAGTACGGGAAGCAAAAACTGAATCATTTGTGGTAAAGGATCATCGTGGAGAAT TGTACAAGAAGCATCACCCACCAGTTCTTGAAGATGAGGTTTGGAGACTGGAGAAGATTGGCAAGGAAGGAGCTTTTCACAAGCGTTTGAATAAGGAGAAGATAGTTACAGTCAAAGATTTTCTCACTTTATTGCATCTTGATGCTCCTAGGCTCCGGAAG ATATTGGGCACTGGCATGTCAACTAAGATGTGGGAGGTTACTATTGAGCATGCAAAAACAACATGTATTCTCAGTGACAAGGTGCATATTTACTATCTAGAAAGCCCAAGCAAAACTGCTGTTGTGTTCAATGCTGTAGGGGAAGTGAGAGGGTTAATATCTGAGAAGTTTGTTTCTGTTGATGATCTGACAGAAAAGGAGAAG GCTGAAGCAAATGCAGCTGTTAAACAAGCATTTGAAGACTGGAAGAATGTCTCGACCTGCGACAATGAAACACTTTTGGAGAATCCGTCACAGCTCCTCAATATGAGATCCTCATCTTTGTGTGAAAACGAATTTTTCCAGTTACCTGCACAAGTTGCCGCTGATGATTTTGATTTAAGCCACTTGGACATACCATCAGGCGACATTTTCTCTGTCGAACCATTGTGTGCCTTGGATCCTTGTGCGGTGGGAGTTGTAGAGAGCAGTGAAAATAGATTTCAGCCTGAGCTTCCCCCACTTGGTGGCCATGGACAGCCTCAAGAATCACTCGCTTTAGACAAGTTCTCGAATTCATTGGTTTTTGAGGAGAGCACCAGTCACGCCTCGTTCAACGAAGAGGACTATTATTGCCGTCCAGGTCCAGACCCCCCGGTATCCTTTGACACACAAGATCTTGGGGCTGCGCTGAAGGGCTTCATTGCGACGATATCAAAGCCAAAGCCATATAGAGGATGGAGGACATTGTCCTATGTTATAGGATGGATATTCTACACCAAGAGGATGGCCGCTCAGAAGAGGAAGAAACCCGGGAAATGA